The genomic region TGCCCTTGGTGCGGGAAAGTGGGAGGTCGCGTTCTTCCACTTGGTCGCTCACGCGGCGTTCAAGGCACTGCTGTTCCTTGCCTCCGGAAGCGTCATCCATGGCTCGGGGACCCAGGACCTCGCCGAGATGGGCGGTCTGCGAACCTCGATGCCGGTCACCTTCGGTGTGTGGTTGATCGGCGCGGGAGCGCTCGTTGGAATCTGGCCCCTGGCAGGCTTCTTCTCCAAGGATGCCGTCCTCGACGCGGTGTGGCTCGATAACCCCGTGGCGGGTGTTGCGCTGTTCGTGACCGTATTGCTCACCGCGTACTACACGATGCGCGCCACCAAGCTCGCCTTCTTTGGTACCTGGCGGGGGACGGGTCACGCGCACGAGAGTCCGGTCTCCATGTTGGCGCCGCTCGTGATTCTCGCGGTTCCCGCGGCGCTCTTGGGCTTCGGGGCCGGCGCGGTTTCGACCATGCTAGGTGAGCATCCCGAGCCGCTCTCGCTACCGCTTTCCGCTGCCGCGTTGACCCTTGGCGCGCTCGGGTTGGTGGGCGCATGGGTCACCGTCAAGCCGGAAGCGATCGAAGGATCGTTAACGCCTCCACACGGCGTTGCGGGCGTGCTATTCGTCGGCTTCGGTTACGACTCCGCCATCATGCGTTGGATCGTCGGCCCAACGGTCGCGACGTCGCGAGGTGTGTGGGCTGTCGTCGATCGTTTCGTCATCGACGGCATCGTCGAGGGCTCGGCTCTGGCCACCAAGTCGCTTGCTCGGGTCTTGTCACGCTCTCATTCCGGAGGCGCGCAGAGCTACGCAACGTTGATGGCGATCGGCATGGTTCTGATGATCTGCGCCCTCTTGGTACTGGGGAGGTGGGCAGGATGATCCAAGTTGACCTGCTCATCGTTGCTCCGGCTGTTGGCGCGCTGATAGCACTCGTCATCGGCCGTAGTTCGGGTGGCTTCGCCAAGTGGGCTGCTTTGGCGAGCATTGGGGCCCAGATCGGGCTTCTCCTGGCGCTCGGCTCGCAAGGTGTCTTCTCTGGTCAGAGAATCATGGGCCTTGATGGAGGGGTCACGCGCGGGGCTTGGCAGACGGTCGTCGACGGTCTGTCGCTGCCGCTGGTCCTTCTGACCGTGTTCATCGGGCTTGTCGCCGTCATCGCCTCGTGGAAGCTCGAGGAGCGTCCGGGCAGCTACTTCGCTCTCATCCTTGCGTTGCAGGCGGCGCTGACAGGCGTGTTCTTGGCCGAGAGCCTGATCCTGTTCTACGTCGCGTGGGAGTGCGTTCTCATCCCGATGTTCTTCCTCATCGGTGGGTGGGGATCGTCGAATCGCAAACATGCCGCATCCAAGTTCCTCATCTACACGTTTGCGGCCGGCGCGGTGATGCTGCTCGGCGTCATCCTCGCCCTGGTCTGGACCGGTGGGGCGACCTCGATCGGAGCAATCTCGCAATCCGGCGTGCCTCTGCCCGTACAGGCCACGGTGTTCTGGCTCTTCATGGCCGGCTTCTTAGTCAAGCTTCCAGCGGTACCCTTCCACACGTGGCTGCCCGACGCCCACACCGAAGCTCCGACCGCCGGGTCGATCATCCTTGCGGGCGTGATGCTCAAGATGGGTGGCTATGGAATCATCCGGATTGCTCTGCCGTTCGCGCCGGCGGCGTTTGGCGAGGCCCGGTTCATCCTCGCTATTCTTGGTGTCGTTGGCATCATCTACGGCGCCGCCATGGCGCTGGTGCAGACCGACCTCAAGCGGCTTGTCGCCTACTCCTCGGTTGCGCACATGGGCTTCGTCCTCCTCGGCGTCGCGGCCGGGACAACCGCCGGTCTTGGGGCTGCCATGCTGGTCATGGTGAGTCACGGATTCGTTGCGGGGCTTCTGTTCCTCCTGGTGGGAACGGTCTACGAGCGAACGCACACTCGGGAGCTCGGTCGGATGGGCGGTTTCGGCTCTGTCGTCCCGATGTGGTCTGTTGCCTTCGTCTTCGGCTCGCTCGCGTCCCTCGGCCTGCCTGGGCTCTCGGGCTTTCCCGGTGAACTCGTATCGGTTATCGAGGGCTTCTCGGCGTTCGGCTGGTGGACCACCGCCGCGACGGTCGGTCTTGTACTCGGAGCGGCGTACAACCTGCGAGCGGTACGCGGCACCGTTCAAGGGCCGGTCGGCGAATTCGCAGTGCTCCCGGACTTGACGGTTCGCGAGTCTGCCCTCGTGCTTGCCTTCGCGACGGGCATCGTGGTGCTCGGAGTGCGGCCGGTTCTGGTTCTTGGAGTCGCCGAGCAGGCCCTGTCAGGGATCGCTGCAATCGTGGGAGGGGGAGTCTGAGATGAACACGGCTCTCACCATCTCCCTTACGTACGGGGCTGCGGTTCTCGGCAGCCTGATCGCGTTGACGCTTGACGCTACGGGCCGACGGTCAAGTGGCGTCGCCTACGCCGCAGCAGGGCTCGCTCTCGGGTCGATCGCCGGGCTGACTGCCGGCGTGATGCGCACCGCTCAGTCCTCGTTTGCCGGCGTGGGGGTTGGCGGCCCTGCATCCATGGTGTTCGGAGTGGTCGCTCTCGTTGGCGCTGCTGCGATCATCGGCGGGTCGGACTCGCTGAGGGAGCGCTCGCATGGGGGCTCCATCGCGGCCCTGATAGCGCTCTCAGCTGTGTGTGCAGGCGCGGCCGCGGCGGCGCTCGATCTGGTCACGGTGCTGCTGTTGCTCGAGACCATGGCGTTGGCCGGCTACGCGCTCGTCTCGCTGTCTGACGATGCTCGTTCCGCAGAGGCCGCGATGAAGTACTTCGTCCAGGGAGCGGTTGCCACAGGACTCTTCCTCTTTGGAATGGCGGTTTTGATCGGCGTGTACGCCCCGAGTGGGCAGTACTCGGCGCTCACTGAATCGCTCTCCGGTCAGCCGCCGTCATTCGCTGCATTGGGCGCCGCGGTACTCGTGCTGGCAGGTATGGCCTTTAAGGTAGGTGCGGTGCCGTTTCACTCATGGGCCCCGGATGCCTATGAGGTCGCGCCGGTCCCGGCCGCCGCCTATCTGGCGAGCGGGGCGAAGTTGGGGGCGATCGGCGCCACGTCGATCTTCGTCACCGCCGTGGCGACCTCGGGTACCGCTCGCAACGTACTCGTTGTCGTTGCTGCGATTTCGGCTCTCTCGGTTCTGGTCGGATCGATCACGGCTCTCGCTCAGGTCAACTATCGGCGCATGCTGGCGTACGCGGGAATCGCCCAAGCGGGCTACGCGTTGGTCGCTGTGTGCCTTCCGATCGCTCCGCTGGCGGTGTTCTTTGCGTCGACCTACGCCATCGCGTCCGCAGGCACCTTCCTGGCGGCCGATGCGTTCGCACGAGTTCGACCGTCGTGGGACGGGACAGTCGGTGGCCTCGCGGGTCTAGGGCGAAAGTCACCGATTCTCAGCGGCTCTCTGGCGGTACTGTTCGTTTCGCTTGCCGGCCTACCGCCGTTGCTGGGATTCTGGGCCAAGCTCACGGTGTTCGGCTCCGGTCTGAGCTTCGGCATCGCTGCGTTGGAGCAGTCGCCTGTGCACGGGTGGGCGGTGATCACCGCGGTCGTGGTGGCACTGGTGGGTTCTGTCAT from Coriobacteriia bacterium harbors:
- a CDS encoding NADH-quinone oxidoreductase subunit M, with protein sequence MIQVDLLIVAPAVGALIALVIGRSSGGFAKWAALASIGAQIGLLLALGSQGVFSGQRIMGLDGGVTRGAWQTVVDGLSLPLVLLTVFIGLVAVIASWKLEERPGSYFALILALQAALTGVFLAESLILFYVAWECVLIPMFFLIGGWGSSNRKHAASKFLIYTFAAGAVMLLGVILALVWTGGATSIGAISQSGVPLPVQATVFWLFMAGFLVKLPAVPFHTWLPDAHTEAPTAGSIILAGVMLKMGGYGIIRIALPFAPAAFGEARFILAILGVVGIIYGAAMALVQTDLKRLVAYSSVAHMGFVLLGVAAGTTAGLGAAMLVMVSHGFVAGLLFLLVGTVYERTHTRELGRMGGFGSVVPMWSVAFVFGSLASLGLPGLSGFPGELVSVIEGFSAFGWWTTAATVGLVLGAAYNLRAVRGTVQGPVGEFAVLPDLTVRESALVLAFATGIVVLGVRPVLVLGVAEQALSGIAAIVGGGV